Proteins co-encoded in one Opisthocomus hoazin isolate bOpiHoa1 chromosome 9, bOpiHoa1.hap1, whole genome shotgun sequence genomic window:
- the ARPC2 gene encoding actin-related protein 2/3 complex subunit 2: MILLEVNNRIIEETLTLKFEGAAAGNKPEAVEVTFADFDGVLYHISNPNGDKTKVMVSISLKFYKELQEHGADEVLKKVYGNYLVNPESGYNVSLLYDLENLPADKDGIVHQAGMLKRNCFASVFEKYFKFQEEGKEGEKRAVIHYRDDETMYVEAKKDRVTVVFSTVFKDDDDVVIGKVFMQEFKEGRRASHTAPQVLFSHREPPLELKDTDAAVGDNIGYITFVLFPRHTNAAARDNTINLIHTFRDYLHYHIKCSKAYIHTRMRAKTSDFLKVLNRARPDAEKKEMKTITGKTFTTR, translated from the exons ATGATCCTGCTCGAGGTCAACAACCGCATCATCGAGGAGACCCTCACGCTCAAGTTCGAGGGCGCGGCCGCCGG aaATAAACCAGAGGCAGTAGAAGTAACATTTGCAG ACTTTGATGGAGTCCTTTACCATATTTCAAACCCCAATGGAGACAAGACGAAAGTGATGGTCAGTATTTCTCTGAAATTCTACAAGGAACTCCAGGAACACGGCGCTGACGAG GTATTGAAGAAAGTCTATGGAAACTACTTGGTAAATCCTGAGTCAG GTTACAATGTCTCTTTGCTCTACGACCTGGAGAACCTTCCCGCAGACAAGGATGGTATCGTGCACCAAGCCGGCATGTTGAAGCGCAACTGCTTTGCTTCTGTCTTTGAGAAGTACTTCAAATTCCAGGAAGAGggcaaagaaggggaaaaaagagctgtCATCCACTACAGGGACGATGAGACAAT GTATGTCGAGGCGAAAAAGGACCGCGTCACGGTTGTGTTCAGCACAGTATTTAAGGATGATGATGACGTGGTGATCGGAAAGGTGTTTATGCAG GAGTTCAAGGAGGGTCGCCGGGCCAGTCACACAGCCCCACAGGTGCTCTTCAGCCACAGGGAGCCGCCCTTGGAGCTGAAAGACACAGACGCGGCCGTCGGCGACAATATTGGCTACATCACCTTCG TGCTGTTCCCCCGTCACACCAATGCTGCTGCCAGAGACAACACCATAAACCTGATCCACACATTCCGGGACTACCTGCACTATCACATCAAGTGCTCGAAG GCCTATATTCACACACGTATGAGGGCGAAAACATCGGATTTCCTCAAGGTGCTGAACCGTGCCCGTCCAgatgcagagaagaaagaaatgaaaacaatcaC GGGGAAGACGTTCACAACCCGTTAA
- the LOC104331311 gene encoding C-X-C chemokine receptor type 2-like isoform X2 produces MESFSFSGDLSNLLSIYNYTYDDNTALPDTAISSAPCRPDSSALNKYLVVVIYCLVFLLSVVGNGLVVLVVTSSHTNRSVTDVYLLNLAVADLLFAFSLPLWAAYRAHEWVFGTVMCKAISVLQEANFYSGILLLACISVDRYLAIVYATRAATEKRHWVKFVCLGIWVFSILLSLPVLLFREAFPSPSNGTVCYERIGGEDTAKWRVVLRILPQTFGFALPLLVMLFCYGVTIHTLLQTKNAQKQRAMKVIFAVVLVFLICWLPYNITLVSDTLMRTRAISETCERRNRIDAALSVTQVLGFAHSCINPIIYAFIGQKFRNSFLKILAQRGLISKDAVARYGRPSYTSTSGNTSTTL; encoded by the coding sequence ATGGAGTCCTTCTCCTTCAGTGGGGATTTGTCCAACTTGCTCTCCATCTACAACTACACCTATGATGACAACACGGCCTTGCCCGACACCGCTATCTCCTCAGCCCCATGCCGGCCCGACAGCTCTGCCCTCAACAAGTACCTGGTGGTGGTGATCTACTgccttgtcttcctcctcagtgTGGTGGGGAatgggctggtggtgctggtggtgaccTCCAGCCACACCAACCGCTCCGTCACTGACGTCTACCTGCTCAACCTGGCCGTGGCGGACCTACTCTTCGCCTTCAGCCTGCCGCTCTGGGCCGCCTACCGAGCCCATGAGTGGGTCTTTGGCACCGTGATGTGCAAAGCCATCTCCGTGCTGCAGGAGGCCAACTTCTACAGTGGcatcctgctgctggcctgcATCAGCGTGGACCGCTACCTGGCCATTGTCTACGCCACCCGTGCCGCCACCGAGAAGAGGCACTGGGTGAAGTTTGTCTGCTTGGGCATCTGGGTCTTCTCCAtcctgctctccctgcccgtgCTGCTGTTCCGTGAGGCTTTCCCCTCGCCCAGCAATGGCACCGTGTGCTACGAGCGCATCGGTGGCGAGGACACGGCCAAGTGGCGGGTGGTGCTGCGGATCCTGCCGCAGACCTTCGGCTTCGCCCTGCCCCTCCTGGTGATGCTCTTCTGCTACGGCGTCACCATCCACACCCTCCTGCAGACCAAGAACGCCCAGAAGCAGCGGGCCATGAAGGTCATCTTTGCCGTGGTGCTGGTCTTCCTCATCTGCTGGCTGCCCTACAACATCACGTTGGTGAGCGACACCCTCATGAGGACACGGGCCATTTCTGAGACCTGCGAGAGGAGGAACCGCATCGATGCGGCCCTCTCTGTCACACAGGTCCTGGGCTTCGCCCACAGCTGCATCAACCCCATCATCTATGCCTTCATTGGGCAGAAGTTTCGCAACAGCTTCCTCAAGATCCTGGCACAGCGCGGGCTCATCAGCAAGGATGCCGTGGCCCGCTATGGCCGCCCCTCCTACACCTCCACCTCCGGCAATACCTCCACCACCCTCTGA
- the LOC142362355 gene encoding LOW QUALITY PROTEIN: putative thioesterase PNKD (The sequence of the model RefSeq protein was modified relative to this genomic sequence to represent the inferred CDS: deleted 1 base in 1 codon), with product MAAGRGGLCPGGHGGAARRAVAAAVARGLGAARLLPCPPLRRLARRAAAALMALAGPLLFRVGYSLYARTRLGYLFYQRQVKKARERYPHGHSAPQPRHFPGVKILPIPVLSNNYSYLVIDTDSGRAAVIDPSDPLAVQAAIEEEGVLLEAIFCTHKHWDHSGGNAALRQRHSSCRVYGSAVDAIPELTNPLADREKVSVGCLSFEALATPGHTVGHMVYVLDGRPFGGPPCLFSGDLLFLAGCGRLFEGSPETMLASLDVTVGLGEDTLLWPGHEYALECLTFASRLELDNPALEQKLRWAMQQRQEKRSTCPSTLGEEQSYNPFLRTHRPELQAALGLRRGGGEHPDAFRARVLKEVRRRKDLYTAT from the exons ATggccgcggggcgcggggggctgtgcccgggggggcacggcggggccgcgcggcgggcggtggcggcggccgtGGCGCGGGGTCTGGGGGCCGCCcgcctcctgccctgcccgcccctccgccgcctcgcccgccgcgccgccgccgcgctcatGGCCCTGGCCGGCCCGCTGCTGTTCCGCGTGGG GTACAGCCTGTACGCCCGCACGCGGCTGGGCTACCTCTTCTACCAGCGGCAGGTGAAGAAGGCCCGGGAGCGGTACCCACATGGCCACTCCGCGCCCCAGCCCCGCCACTTCCCCG GGGTGAAAATCCTGCCCATTCCTGTGCTCTCCAACAACTACAGCTACCTGGTCATCGACACTGACTCTGGCCGGGCGGCCGTCATCGACCCCTCCGACCCCCTGGCCGTGCAG gctgccaTTGAAGAAGAAGGGGTGCTGCTGGAAGCCATATTCTGCACCCACAAACACTG ggaccaCAGCGGGGGGAACGCGGCGCTCCGCCAGCGGCACAGCTCCTGCAGGGTGTACGGCAGCGCCGTCGATGCCATCCCGGAGCTCACCAA CCCGCTTGCGGacagggagaaggtgagcgtgggctGCCTGAGCTTCGAGGCACTCGCCACGCCCGGGCACACCGTGGGCCATATGGTGTATGTGCTGGACGGGAGGCCCTTCGGCGGC CCCCCCTGCCTCTTCTCCGGggacctcctcttcctcgccgGCTGCG gcaggctgttTGAGGGCTCCCCTGAGACCATGCTCGCCTCCCTGGACGTGACCGTGGGCTTGGGCGAGGACACGCTGTTGTGGCCGG gccaCGAGTACGCGCTGGAGTGCCTGACCTTCGCCAGCCGCCTGGAGCTGGACAACCCCGCGCTGGAGCAGAAGCTGCGGTGGGCGATGCAGCAGCGCCAGGAGAAGAGGAGCACG TGCCCCTCCACCCTGGGGGAGGAGCAGAGCTACAACCCCTTCCTGCGGACCCACCGGccggagctgcaggcagcgctggggctgcggcggggcgggggggagcacCCCGACGCCTTCCGTGCCCGCGTGCTGAAGGAGGTGCGGAGGCGCAAGGACCTCTACACAGCCACCTAG
- the LOC104331311 gene encoding C-X-C chemokine receptor type 2-like isoform X1, with product MGQGKMESFSFSGDLSNLLSIYNYTYDDNTALPDTAISSAPCRPDSSALNKYLVVVIYCLVFLLSVVGNGLVVLVVTSSHTNRSVTDVYLLNLAVADLLFAFSLPLWAAYRAHEWVFGTVMCKAISVLQEANFYSGILLLACISVDRYLAIVYATRAATEKRHWVKFVCLGIWVFSILLSLPVLLFREAFPSPSNGTVCYERIGGEDTAKWRVVLRILPQTFGFALPLLVMLFCYGVTIHTLLQTKNAQKQRAMKVIFAVVLVFLICWLPYNITLVSDTLMRTRAISETCERRNRIDAALSVTQVLGFAHSCINPIIYAFIGQKFRNSFLKILAQRGLISKDAVARYGRPSYTSTSGNTSTTL from the exons ATGGGACAAG GCAAAATGGAGTCCTTCTCCTTCAGTGGGGATTTGTCCAACTTGCTCTCCATCTACAACTACACCTATGATGACAACACGGCCTTGCCCGACACCGCTATCTCCTCAGCCCCATGCCGGCCCGACAGCTCTGCCCTCAACAAGTACCTGGTGGTGGTGATCTACTgccttgtcttcctcctcagtgTGGTGGGGAatgggctggtggtgctggtggtgaccTCCAGCCACACCAACCGCTCCGTCACTGACGTCTACCTGCTCAACCTGGCCGTGGCGGACCTACTCTTCGCCTTCAGCCTGCCGCTCTGGGCCGCCTACCGAGCCCATGAGTGGGTCTTTGGCACCGTGATGTGCAAAGCCATCTCCGTGCTGCAGGAGGCCAACTTCTACAGTGGcatcctgctgctggcctgcATCAGCGTGGACCGCTACCTGGCCATTGTCTACGCCACCCGTGCCGCCACCGAGAAGAGGCACTGGGTGAAGTTTGTCTGCTTGGGCATCTGGGTCTTCTCCAtcctgctctccctgcccgtgCTGCTGTTCCGTGAGGCTTTCCCCTCGCCCAGCAATGGCACCGTGTGCTACGAGCGCATCGGTGGCGAGGACACGGCCAAGTGGCGGGTGGTGCTGCGGATCCTGCCGCAGACCTTCGGCTTCGCCCTGCCCCTCCTGGTGATGCTCTTCTGCTACGGCGTCACCATCCACACCCTCCTGCAGACCAAGAACGCCCAGAAGCAGCGGGCCATGAAGGTCATCTTTGCCGTGGTGCTGGTCTTCCTCATCTGCTGGCTGCCCTACAACATCACGTTGGTGAGCGACACCCTCATGAGGACACGGGCCATTTCTGAGACCTGCGAGAGGAGGAACCGCATCGATGCGGCCCTCTCTGTCACACAGGTCCTGGGCTTCGCCCACAGCTGCATCAACCCCATCATCTATGCCTTCATTGGGCAGAAGTTTCGCAACAGCTTCCTCAAGATCCTGGCACAGCGCGGGCTCATCAGCAAGGATGCCGTGGCCCGCTATGGCCGCCCCTCCTACACCTCCACCTCCGGCAATACCTCCACCACCCTCTGA
- the TMBIM1 gene encoding protein lifeguard 3, protein MAQPSAPPAYDDKNPLYPPPPGGYPQPSHYAGGYPQPGGYPVAGGYAQPEGYPAAGGYSQPGMAMPSMPVRFGADGIGDGSPLQSVDWDDRKVRHTFIRKVYAIISLQLLVTVGIIAMFTFVSPVRSFVQRNVAIYYASYAVFLVTYLVLACCQGPRRRFPWNIILLSIFTLAMGLMTGTIASMYETKAVLIAVLITAIVAIVVTIFCFQTKVDFTSCPGLFCVLGIVVMVTGIITAIVLSFKYVPWLHMLYAAIGAIAFTLFLAYDTQLVLGNRKNTLSPEEYVYGALTIYTDIVYIFTFILQIVGRD, encoded by the exons ATGGCGCAGCCCAGCGCGCCCCCCGCCTATGATGACAAGAACCCACTCtaccccccgccgccgggggggtacccccagccctcccactaCGCCGGGGGGTACCCGCAGCCCGGGGGATACCCTGTGGCAGGGGGGTACGCGCAGCCGGAGGGGTACCCAGCAGCAGGGGGGTACTCCCAGCCAGGGATGGCTATGCCCAGCATGCCTGTTCGGTTCG GTGCCGATGGCATCGGGGACGGCTCCCCCCTCCAATCGGTCGACTGGGACGACAGGAAAGTCCGGCACACCTTCATCCGCAAG GTGTACGCCATcatctccctgcagctgctggtgacAGTGGGGATCATCGCCATGTTCACCTTTGT TTCCCCGGTCCGCTCCTTCGTCCAGAGGAACGTCGCCATCTACTACGCTTCGTA CGCCGTGTTCCTGGTGACCTACCTGGTGCTGGCCTGTTGCCAGGGTCCCCG GAGACGCTTCCCCTGGAACATCATCCTGCTGAGCATCTTC ACGCTGGCCATGGGGCTGATGACGGGGACAATTGCCAG CATGTACGAGACCAAGGCTGTCCTGATCGCTGTGCTCATCACTGCCATTGTAGCCATCGTTGTCACCATCTTCTGCTTCCAGACCAAG GTTGATTTTACGTCATGTCCAGGGCTCTTCTGCGTGCTGGGCATTGTGGTCATGGTGACCGGGATCATCACCGCCATCGTCCTCTCCTTCAAATAT GTCCCCTGGCTCCACATGCTGTATGCAGCCATCGGCGCCATCGCCTTCACCCTG tTCCTTGCCTATGACACCCAGCTTGTGCTGGGGAACAGGAAGAACACGCTCAGCCCCGAGGAGTACGTCTACGGCGCCCTCACCATCTACACTGACATCGTCTACATCTTCACCTTCATCCTGCAGATTGTGGGCCGGGATTAG
- the CATIP gene encoding ciliogenesis-associated TTC17-interacting protein, with protein MDPPPPECRQETPALTEAAAEFLSRIGPEELERCLFAETLDVVAAGDLPRAQARGQWWASARWAPYERAGEGVRSCVLVQAGSRIRQDGVPSSSTLKAYVTPQLETLEQEEQERLELRPHPIERRTHMVSHQHGMTVTKSLREGEAEPQCQSFSYSRAELRGLLPEGASLLLLRALACQWAVPPGLAFPILCTSSYVSRWPGGPWDGRSGVPWARSGRRWARRRCLSSSEPCTPARASPPSGTAASSPAGVWSSGCRSAARCWCCCRMSPSSARQVGRSPSPPSPNCPWTGRRTSSSAPGSWTGRRSCKRPTPPYIRQHPELRALLTDFLRALLLRQPRDPVSFAAQFFAPFASAGAASPLPSPPPRHPPADGE; from the exons ATggaccccccgccccccgagTGCCGGCAGGAGACCCCAGCCCTCACAGAGGCAGCTGCCGAGTTCCTGAGCCGCATCG ggccggaggagctggagcgCTGCCTGTTCGCTGAGACGCTGGACGTGGTGGCAGCAGGGGACCTGCCCAGGGCCCAGGCCAGGGGCCAGTGGTGGGCATCAGCCCGGTGGGCACCCTACGAGCGGGCGGGCGAAGGGGTGCGGAGCTGCGTCCTGGTGCAAGCCGGCTCCCGCATCAGGCAGGATGGTgtgcccagctccagcaccctcaAAG cctACGTGACCCCGCAGCTGGagaccctggagcaggaggagcaggagcgcCTGGAG CTCCGACCGCACCCCATCGAGAGGAGGACCCACATGGTGAGCCACCAGCATGGGATGACTGTCACCAAGAGCCTGCGGGAGGGAGAG GCAGAGCCGCAGTGCCAGAGCTTCTCCTACAGCCGGGCCGAGCTCCGGGGGCTGCTGCCGGAGGGtgccagcctcctgctgctgcggGCGCTGGCGTGCCAGTGGGCAGTGCCCCCCGGCCTCGCCTTCCCGATCCTCTGCACCTCCAGCTATGTGAGCCGCTGGCCGGGGGGCCCGTGGGATGGGAGATCTGG AGTGCCCTGGGCACGGAGCGGCAGGCGGTGGGCTCGGCGGAGGTGTTTGTCATCGAGCGAGCCGTGCACGCCGGCGCGGGCATCTCCACCGTCTGGCACAGCAGCTTCCTCCCCAGCGG GCGTTTGGTCCAGCGGGTGCAGGTCGGCTGCCcgatgctggtgctgctgcaggatgAGTCCGTCCTCGGCCAGACAg GTGGGGCGGAGCCCCAGCCCCCCTTCCCCAAACTGCCCCTGGACTGGGAGGAGGACATCCAGCTCCGCTCCTGGTTCCTGGACAGGAAG gaggagctgcaagCGTCCCACACCACCCTACATCCGGCAGCACCCTGAGCTCCGGGCACTGCTGACCGATTTCCTCCGGGCCCtgctcctgcggcagccccgcgACCCTGTCTCCTTTGCCGCCCAATTCTTCGCCCCCTTCGCCTCCgccggggctgccagccccctccccagccccccgccacGCCACCCGCCAGCTGACGGGGAATAA
- the AAMP gene encoding angio-associated migratory cell protein translates to MEPAEGPGALGFHGDEEIIEVVELGPPGPDDLAGEMEDVDFDDEAGEEADAEAWETEDDEGVEDGMEPQDDSEVTFSLHSASVFCVSLDPKTNTLAVTGGEDDKAFVWRVSDGELLFECSGHKDSVTCAGFSHDSVFVATGDMSGLIKVWRVDAKEEVWSFEVGDLEWMEWHPQAHVLLAGTADGNSWMWKIPSGDCKTFQGPACPATCGRILPDGKRAVVGYEDGTMRIWDLKQGTSLHVLKGQDGHQDPLTCVASNQDGSLIMTGSVDCHAKLVNSAMGKVVCVFKMESTAPKAPTGEGEEAESNSVESLGFCNVMPLAAVGYLDGTLAIYDLSTQSLRHKCQHESGIVQLLWEENSAVVYTCSLDGAVRLWDARSGKMISEYRGHSAEILDFAVNKDASIVVTTSGDHQAKVFCVQRPDR, encoded by the exons ATGGAGCCCGCCGAGGGCCCAGGAGCGCTCGGCTTCCACGGCGACGAGGAGATCATCGAGGTGGTGGAGCTGGGCCCGCCCGGGCCGG ATGACCTGGCCGGCGAGATGGAGGACGTGGACTTCGACGACGAGGCCGGGGAAGAGGCGGACGCCGAGGCCTGGGAGACGGAGGACGACGAGGGAGTGGAGGACGGCATGGAGCCGCAGGACGACAGCGAGGTCACGTTCTCCCTCCACTCGG CTTCTGTTTTCTGCGTGAGCCTCGACCCCAAGACCAACACGCTGGCAGTGACGGGCGGGGAGGACGACAAGGCCTTCGTGTGGCGCGTGAGCGACGGAGAGCTCCTGTTCGAGTGCTCAG GACACAAGGACTCGGTCACCTGTGCTGGCTTCAGTCACGACTCCGTGTTTGTGGCCACGGGTGACATGTCTGGGCTTATCAAAGTGTGGCGGGTGGATGCCAAAGAAGAAGTGTGGTCCTTCGAGGTGGGGGACTTGGAG TGGATGGAGTGGCACCCCCAGGCCCACGTCCTTCTGGCGGGCACGGCCGATGGCAACTCCTGGATGTGGAAGATCCCCAGCGGAGATTGCAAAACCTTCCAGGGCCCTGCGTGCCCGGCCACGTGTGGCAGGATCCTGCCTGATG GGAAGCGAGCGGTGGTGGGATATGAGGACGGGACCATGCGCATCTGGGACCTGAAGCAGGGAACCTCGCTGCACGTCCTGAAAG gccaggACGGCCACCAGGACCCCCTGACGTGTGTGGCCAGCAACCAGGATGGCAGTTTGATCATGACAGGCTCTGTGGACTGTCACGCCAAGCTGGTCAACTCTGCCATGGGCAAG GTGGTGTGCGTGTTCAAGATGGAGAGCACGGCCCCCAAGGCCCCCACTGGCGAGGGCGAGGAGGCCGAGTCCAACTCGGTGGAGTCATTGGGCTTCTGTAATGT GATGCCGCTGGCCGCTGTGGGCTACCTTGATGGCACGCTGGCTATCTATGATCTCTCCACACAGAGCTTGAGGCATAAGTGCCAACACGAG tcGGGGATTGTGCAGCTGCTGTGGGAGGAGAACTCGGCCGTGGTGTACACCTGCAGCCTGGACGGGGCCGTGCGGCTTTGGGACGCCCGCTCAGGGAAGATGATCAGCGAGTACCGAGGGCACTCGGCTGAAATCCTCGACTTCGCCGTCAACAA GGATGCTTCCATTGTGGTGACAACCTCTGGCGACCACCAAGCCAAAGTGTTCTGCGTCCAGCGCCCCGATCGCTAG
- the LOC104331312 gene encoding uncharacterized protein LOC104331312 produces the protein MQRGCRTPARPIMAAALGRLRGLLAAAGATRPRGQPVPPGTRLLGQSCRRPAGPRPGPEPSDGGLPEGVEYIPTRKKGKNPMKPVGVAWAIGLPSGIILFLLAKREVDKNRLEQLKIRQKIKEANQGEYETERYKGVARGA, from the exons ATGCAGCGGGGCTGCCGCACTCCGGCACGGCCCATCATGGCGGCGGCGCTCGGCAGACTGCGGG ggctgctggcagcagcgggtGCCACCAGGCCCCGGGGGCAGCCGGTCCCCCCGGGCACACGgctcctggggcagagctgccgccggccggcggggccgcggcccggcccggagcCCAGTGATGGGGGGCTCCCCGAGGGGGTAGAGTACATCCCGACGCGGAAGAAGGGCAAGAACCCCATGAAGCCGGTGGGGGTGGCCTG GGCTATCGGGTTGCCCTCCggcatcatcctcttcctcctggcCAAGCGGGAAGTGGACAAAAACCGCCTGGAGCAGCTCAAAATCCGCCAGAAGATAAAGGAAGCCAACCAGGGCGAGTACGAGACGGAGCGGTACAAGGGGGTGGCCAGGGGGGCATAG